The DNA window AGGAACTTCGCCAGGGCGTGGGCAGCGGTTTCGAGCAGCCCGAAGCGGCAGCTCTGCAGGATGAAGATCACGGCTTGTGCAGTCCGGTCGTAGTCGACCGTCCGACTCAGTCGACCCGTGGTTGCCGCGGCCTCCGTGTCGATCGAGAGTTCTATGTCGATGCGAAGTGGCTGTGGTCGACCCCGCTCGCGAGGGTAGACCCCGACCACGCATTCAGTCTCCAGACCGCGGATCGAGATGACATCGCGATGTGCCAAGCGCCCCCAGATTTCCACGCCCCGCGACGCTAAGGAAGGGGTCCGAGGAAAAGCGAGTGTAAGTGGCCGGGGGAACCCGCGTTTCGGCCCTATGACTTCCGCATGCTCCCCCGGCCCGAGGCCGATGACACGACGCTCCGGTGTACCAGCGGCCATTCTGCTGTTGATGGCGTTCGCCAGCGGATGCGCGGCGTCGCCGCCCAAAGCTGCGCTCGCCCCTGGCGCACCCGCCGCCGAGATGGGCGCTCAGCCGCGCGCTGCCGATGCTGCGAGCCAAAGCCCCGCCATGGAAGCTGCGCCCGCCCCGCAGGCCGAGCCCGCGGCGACTTCGCCCTCACCGATGACGGCGCGCGCGGCGCAGACACGGCCCACCACCCCGGCCGCAGGCGGCTCGAGCCACCCGGTACGAGCCAAACAAAGCACCGACTCACCCAAGCTGGACGAATTGGCCAAGCCGCTGCTCATCTACGAAGGAGCTCTCGGTGTTCAGGTCGACAAATCCGACCTGAGCGGCGTGCTGGAGAAGTCCATCGACCTCGCCGAGGCCCACGGCGGCTACCTCGTCTCGCGCACGGACACGGTCGTGCAGCTGCGGGTCCCGTCCACTCATTTTCGACTGGCGCTCCGAGAAATTGCAGCGCTCGGAGACGTCACCCGACGCTCGGTCAGCGCCCAGGATGTGTCGGAGCAGTATCACGATCTGGAAGTGCGCCTGAAGAACCTCGAGGCAGTTCGCAATCGGCTGGAGCAATTTCTGGTGCGCGCCACCAATGTCGACGAGGCGCTGCGCGTCGGGAAGGAGCTCGAGAACGTGGTGAGGCAAATCGACGAAGCCAAGGGGCGCATGCAGTTTCTGAAGACGCGCGCCAGCTACTCGCTCATCACGCTCACGTTGACGCCCGCGCCGGAGAAGGCCCCAGTCGTGGCTGGCGGGGGGAAATCCCACACACCGCCCGCGCGGCCGCTGCGCATGCCGGTCAAGTGGCTGAAGAAAGTCGGCCTGGCCGGCCTACTCGAGCTGTGAAGCTCCGGAGACAATGAAATGAACCGCAACACCCTGGTCATCGCCCTCGCCCTCACCACGACGCTGCTCGGAACCGGCTGTAGCAAGGGCTTCGACATCAAGACACCGGATGGTTTTGCCGAGCTCGATACCAACGACGACTTCCGCTACCGCGCGACGAGCGCCAACGGGATCGTGCTCGCCGTTCGCAGAGAAAAGAACGATCCCAAGGGCGGCCTCGACTTCTGGGCGCAGGCAATCGAGAACGAGCTCGAGCTTCGCGGCTACGGGAACCCGAAGGTCCAGGCGGTCGAGGCCAAGAACGGGACCGCAGGCAAACAGTTCCGTTACGAAACGACGCGCGGCGGTCGCCCCAACGTGCTCTGGGTCACCGTCTTCGTGAGCGGCGACCGTGTCGTGGTGGTGGAGTCGGGCGGGGACAAGGACCACTTCCGGCAGGTGGAAAAACAAGTCGACGCCGCCATCCGGGCAGTAGAAGTCGGCTGAGGCCCGGCAGAGCCGGGAAAAATGCCGGGCGGACTGCCGCGCCGGCAGTAGGATTGGATCCCCCGGCGCGGCGGGATAAGGTGGCTTGCTCATGAGTCGCGCTGACAACCGCGAGTCGCGGAGCCTGACGCGCGTCCGGCTCCGCCACCGAGGGCAGGAGTTGCTGCTGACCGAAGGCGTGTACCTGATGGGGCGAGATGCTTCTTGCCACATCCTTTTGGACGACGCCAAGGTGTCGAGGCGCCACGCGCGGCTCAACGTGCACGGCGAGCAGGTGAGTATCGACGATCTCGGCAGCATGAATGGCCTGTACGTGAACGGGGTGCGACTGACCGGGTCGCAGCCCCTGTT is part of the Myxococcales bacterium genome and encodes:
- a CDS encoding DUF4349 domain-containing protein encodes the protein MTRRSGVPAAILLLMAFASGCAASPPKAALAPGAPAAEMGAQPRAADAASQSPAMEAAPAPQAEPAATSPSPMTARAAQTRPTTPAAGGSSHPVRAKQSTDSPKLDELAKPLLIYEGALGVQVDKSDLSGVLEKSIDLAEAHGGYLVSRTDTVVQLRVPSTHFRLALREIAALGDVTRRSVSAQDVSEQYHDLEVRLKNLEAVRNRLEQFLVRATNVDEALRVGKELENVVRQIDEAKGRMQFLKTRASYSLITLTLTPAPEKAPVVAGGGKSHTPPARPLRMPVKWLKKVGLAGLLEL
- a CDS encoding serine/threonine protein kinase → MNRNTLVIALALTTTLLGTGCSKGFDIKTPDGFAELDTNDDFRYRATSANGIVLAVRREKNDPKGGLDFWAQAIENELELRGYGNPKVQAVEAKNGTAGKQFRYETTRGGRPNVLWVTVFVSGDRVVVVESGGDKDHFRQVEKQVDAAIRAVEVG